The following are from one region of the Rhipicephalus microplus isolate Deutch F79 chromosome 1, USDA_Rmic, whole genome shotgun sequence genome:
- the LOC119178407 gene encoding uncharacterized protein LOC119178407, with amino-acid sequence MVLLAAAWLALASRLLAELGPLELTVEVLPSLRVVSHSAKLGLGFPFEFIVATSEDMEHMKSVCRNHASTPGTPPRSEGYASSTIHGEPWPTQEPTHHGARAKTQVNNRQATNATVTRNTGS; translated from the exons ATGGTCTTGCTGGCCGCCGCCTGGCTTGCGCTCGCGTCTCGTCTGCTGGCGGAGCTGGGGCCCCTCGAGCTGACCGTGGAAGTGCTGCCAAGCTTGCGAGTTGTTTCCCACAGTGCGAAGCTTGGACTGGGCTTTCCCTTCGAGTTCATTGTTGCCACGAGTGAAGACATGGAACACATGAAAAGCGTCTGCCGAAATCACGCGTCGACTCCAGGGACACCCCCAAGATCGGAAG GATACGCATCATCAACTATCCATGGAGAGCCATGGCCCACTCAAGAACCAACGCACCACGGGGCGCGGGCGAAAACACAAGTCAACAACCGGCAAGCAACCAATGCAACTGTAACACGCAACACCGGTAGCTAA